The Pigmentiphaga aceris DNA segment GCGGCTGGCTCAGGAAGCCGCCGGCATTGGCGGTTTCTCGCTGGATATGGGCAGTAACGTCCTGACCGTTTCGCACAAGTTTTGCGAGATATTCGGCTTGCCCCAGCGTGAGCACTGGACGCCCGAAGACATCGAATGCATGTCCACCAGCGACCCCACGCGGCGGCCGTCTACCGTTGACGAGCGGGGCGACGGCACCATGGTGCTGGATACCGAATATCCGATTCTGCGTGGTGACGATTTACAGCAGCGCTGGATCAGCCGGCGTGCACGTTACGTTTATGACGAAACCGGGCAGCGCGTGGGCCTGTTGGGCACCGTGCAGGACGTCACCGACCGCAAACGTGCAGACCTGCGCCAGGAAGCCGTGCTGCGACTGGGCGACGAACTGCGCGTTCTGGAAAGCCCCAGTGCCGTCCACCGGCTGGGTACCGAGGTACTTGGACGGACGCTTGAACTGATTCGCGCGGCTTATGGCGTGCTGGACCCCGCCAAGGGGTGCATGCATGTCCTGTCGGAGTGGACCCGCAACGACGAGACGCCCCGGCTGCCAAGCGAAGTGGTTGTCAACGAAGAGTTCGAGCCTTTGCACGAACCTTTGCGACGTGGCTCGATCGTGGCCATTCACGATGTCTGGTCCGACCCGCGCACCAGCGACTACGCGGACCAGTGGGACGCCTACGCCATTCGCTCGGCGCTGCTGGTGCCGATCACGGACCGCAACAAGCTGATCGCGGTGGTCTTGCTGCACAGCGGTTATCTGCGCCAGTGGACCAGCAGTGACATGGCGTTTGCGCGCCATGCGGTCGATCGGGTGCAGGCTGCGCTGAAGCGACTGACCTCTGAAGCCACCTTGCGGGAAACCGAGCTGCGTCTTCGTTTGAGTCTGGACGCAGCCGCCATTGGCGTGTGGGACTACCGTCCGCAGGACGGCCACGTCTGGTGGGACAGGCAGTTGAAGGAAATCGCAAGCCTGCCCGACATCATGCAGGCAAACACCCTGCAGGCACTGCTGGGTGCCTTCCATGAGTCGTACCAGGACGGCCTGCGCGACAGCTTTGCCGCTGCCGTGCGGGGAGAAAACGGTGGCCGCGTCACGATCGAAGGGCGGCTGAAAGGGTGTCCAGCGGATGCGCGCTGGGTGCAGCTGACGGGTAGCCGTCTGTCCACCGAAGATGGATCGGTGCGTTTGATTGGCGTGGTGCGCGACATCACCGCCGATGTGCGCGCCGCCGAGCTGCTGCGCGAAAAGGCCGATGAGGCCCTGACGCAGCGCAAAATTCTGGTCGACATTCTGCAATGCACGCCGGACCTGATTGCGGCCATTGGCCCGGATTTCCGCTTCCTGACCTTCAACCCCGCTTATCGCGCTGAATTCGAGCGCCACGTTGGCGTGCCCCCACGCGTGGGGGCCACGGTGCACGAGTTCGTGCAGCGTCTACCGATCTCGGAAGCATCGACTGAGATCGAGCGATGGAGCCGGGCGCTGGCTGGTGAAGCCGTGTCCAGTACCCATGCGCTTATCGGATCGGACGGCATCAAACGCAATTTCGAACAACGTTTCACGCCTTTGTATGACGCGCAGGGTGCTCGGCAGGGGGCGGTGCAGTGGTCACGCGACGTGACCGAACGCACTCAGACCGAGCTGCGCCTGATCGAAGCCGAAGCCGCGCTGCGGCAGTCCCAGAAGATGGAAGCCATTGGCTTGCTGACCAGCGGCATTGCCCACGACTTCAATAATTTGCTGCACGGCATGGTGACGGCGCTGTCGATCATCAAGCGTCAGTTGGCCAAGCAAGGTGGTGGGTCGTTGGAGCGGTACGCCGACATGGCAACCTCGGCCGCGCATCGGGCGGCCGCTTTGACGCATCGCCTGCTGGCCTTTTCGAGGCAACAGCCGCTCGACCCCAAGCCGCTCGACACC contains these protein-coding regions:
- a CDS encoding PAS domain-containing protein — translated: MTDADRLRLDALEDENRRLRAALALHQARRADDTGFLASGEDGERQDLPWPTDEESSRDPASVTAGYGKALRDRNRARSSNEVLTRSDEWLRLAQEAAGIGGFSLDMGSNVLTVSHKFCEIFGLPQREHWTPEDIECMSTSDPTRRPSTVDERGDGTMVLDTEYPILRGDDLQQRWISRRARYVYDETGQRVGLLGTVQDVTDRKRADLRQEAVLRLGDELRVLESPSAVHRLGTEVLGRTLELIRAAYGVLDPAKGCMHVLSEWTRNDETPRLPSEVVVNEEFEPLHEPLRRGSIVAIHDVWSDPRTSDYADQWDAYAIRSALLVPITDRNKLIAVVLLHSGYLRQWTSSDMAFARHAVDRVQAALKRLTSEATLRETELRLRLSLDAAAIGVWDYRPQDGHVWWDRQLKEIASLPDIMQANTLQALLGAFHESYQDGLRDSFAAAVRGENGGRVTIEGRLKGCPADARWVQLTGSRLSTEDGSVRLIGVVRDITADVRAAELLREKADEALTQRKILVDILQCTPDLIAAIGPDFRFLTFNPAYRAEFERHVGVPPRVGATVHEFVQRLPISEASTEIERWSRALAGEAVSSTHALIGSDGIKRNFEQRFTPLYDAQGARQGAVQWSRDVTERTQTELRLIEAEAALRQSQKMEAIGLLTSGIAHDFNNLLHGMVTALSIIKRQLAKQGGGSLERYADMATSAAHRAAALTHRLLAFSRQQPLDPKPLDTNLLVSSMEDLFLRTSDSSIKLAVTLAPDLWLTRCDANQLENALLNLVVNARDAMPQGGMLCISTANAQIAADDVAPKAELEPGDYVRLTVADAGVGMTPDILAHAFDPFFTTKPRGQGTGLGLSMIYGFVKQSGGHIHVDTTPGQGTAIDVYLPRYIGRAAPERDQESTASPAAAGNGYVVQVVEDDDVIRALTVETLQAAGYRVFQAPDGMAGLAAVRAADQLDALVTDVGLPGMNGRQLADAARLDRPNLPVLFMTGYAESAVITSETLGPAMEMIIKPFSMDLLLERVGALIAQSIKPSTEA